The Calditrichia bacterium genome segment TTTTGATTGCGCGTTGAATATAATAGGACAACACGTCAGAAATTTTTGTGTAGTTGACCAAAAACGGGCGATGAATGCCATTTTTTAATAATTGATGATAGTATTTCAGATCCTGATGTTCACTGAAATATACAGAATCCTGATAGACAGATTTGCTGATGGGAATGTAACCGCCCTGTTCAAACAGCAACCGCTGGCTTTCTTCGCGAAGCACAAACTTAATAAATTCAACAGCTTCGCGTTTTTTTGTTGAAAAGCGGGAAACCATCAGATTCCAGCCACCGAAAACCGAAGCCGGTTTTTTGCCATCGAGGTGGGGGAGGGCGCAGGGTTCCAAAAACTGCAGTTTTTCGGAATAGGGGGAATTCCGGTAATGGCGAATCAATCCCGGCCACCCGCGAAAAAACGGGATGTCATTGTCCAACGCATAAAAATAGGTTTGAACCTCGTCGAAGCGGGTAATTTCTTTGGGTGCCAGGTGATATTTATGCACCAAATCAACCAGCATTTGCAACGATTTTCGGGCTTCGGGTGTATCCAATTGTATCGAATCACGGTTAAAAATTTCAGGATTTTGAGACAGCAACGGCTCCATAAAACTGCAGACCAACCCCTCAAAATTTTTCGCAGAAAACGCATAAAACGGGCGCATTTGTGGCATTTTATTACTGAGCTCAATAAATTCTGACCAGGTTAGCGACTGGCGCAACTTATGTGCCAGTGAATCGCCGCCGGGGAATTTTTTCAGCAAATCGGTTCGGAAATACATTAACCCGACATCGATATAGAATGGCGCTGCGATCAAATCTTCTTTGTAATAACAG includes the following:
- a CDS encoding extracellular solute-binding protein, with translation MEEKKRSILNERSSWVVGSIILLVIVIILAQQRGQGVFGGNNTATQIYFVDNISQAHSELINRFNAEYSGRIEVVPVDLPFEKFSTNERKQVLAKSLRSKSDRIDVFAIDLIWGARFARWAEPLNPYFTIYERNKSLEVALESCYYKEDLIAAPFYIDVGLMYFRTDLLKKFPGGDSLAHKLRQSLTWSEFIELSNKMPQMRPFYAFSAKNFEGLVCSFMEPLLSQNPEIFNRDSIQLDTPEARKSLQMLVDLVHKYHLAPKEITRFDEVQTYFYALDNDIPFFRGWPGLIRHYRNSPYSEKLQFLEPCALPHLDGKKPASVFGGWNLMVSRFSTKKREAVEFIKFVLREESQRLLFEQGGYIPISKSVYQDSVYFSEHQDLKYYHQLLKNGIHRPFLVNYTKISDVLSYYIQRAIKNEISVEEALRLATRDINSQTMRIN